The segment AGGCGCCCACATAAATAACCAAAATTGACTGCCAGCATCAAGTGTACCGAGCGAAAACAACATCCAACGTTTTTTGTCTTTGCCTAAGGTTTCATTGACTAATTTTGATAATGAACGACAACCTACGGTTGGGAAGATAATCAAAAAGAGTCCAAATACCATCATGACCATTCGCCAAGCAAACACATCCGTGCCGTTAAGTGGCTGTAGCCATAAGCTGAATAGATAGAGCAATCTAAATAAAAATTGCGAGATGATGCCGAGAAAAATACCTTGAGCCATTTTTATATTTCCTTAGGTTTGATAACGTCATTATAAAAGTCTGGTGTGGTAAATTTTCTCAATATAAAATAATTAGTGATTATTTTTCTCAAGTTTGAGTGGTATTTGGCATTTATTTTCAAGGTGTAAACATGGAATTAGATAAATTAGATCGGGATATTTTAAATATCCTCCAACAAGATGCGACTCTGCCATTAAAAGAGCTTGCGGAAAAAGTGCATAGCTCGGTAGCAACCTGTCAGCGTCGAATTCAATTACTGACAGAAAAAGGGGTTATTACCAAGCAAGTGGCGGTGGTATCGCCAAAGGCCGTGGGTAGAGGCATTAGTGTTTTTGTGATGGTGGAAATGGATAATCAACATTCCCGCTTTCAAGAGTTATTTGAACGGAAAATGCGACAAGAAACCGATGTGGTGAGCTGTTATGAAATTTCTGGCGATTATGATTTTATGCTGCTTATTCACGCTGAAAGCATGGAAAGTTACCATTCGTTTACCCGTCGCGTTCTAACCGGTGAATATCATGTTCGCACTTATAAGAGCTTGTTTGTAATGAATTTTACCAAAGCAGAGAGCGGGATTTTGTTATAGTTGTGTAAATAAAAAAGAAAATCCTTTGCTAAAGTGGCAAAGGATTTTTTATTAAGACGTGATTATTTCGGTAACCTTGTTGTGGCTTTTAACGCCATATACCCCATAATCGCAGAAACCGTGGAGCCTAATAAGATCCCTAATCGAGAAAGGGCATTAATGCTTTCACCGGCATCAGCATTGAAGGCCAGGCTTGCTAAGAACATTGACATGGTGAAACCGATACCACATAAAATCGCTACGGCAAAAATTTGTTTGAAGTTGATGCCTTGCGGAAGTTTTGCTATGCCTAGTTTTACGGAAAGGTAGCTGAAACCAAATACGCCGAGTGGTTTTCCAATAATTAAGCCTAAAGAAATCGCAAATAATAATGGTGATGAAAGCATGCTTGAGTCGATACCATCAAAACTTACCCCCGCATTGGCAAATGCGAATAATGGCAGAATAACAAAGGATGACCAAGGCGCAAGAATATGTTCAAAGTCATGTAACGGCGTTTCGCCATTTTTGCCTTTCAATGGAATACAAAACCCGATGATAACGCCTGCAAGAGTAGCATGTACGCCCGATTTTAATACAGAAGCCCACAAGATTGTTCCCACCACCATATAGGCACAAAGTGCGGTCACTTTAAAGCGATTTAATGCAATAAGTACAGCAATTGCAATGGCAGCAAAGACGAGTGCTTGCACGCTTAATCCATGGGAGAAGAAGAGTGCAATCACAACAATTGCACCTAAGTCATCAATGATGGCTAAAGCAAGTAAAAAGATTTTTAGTGGGAGTGGCACTTGTTTACTTAATAACGCCATGATGCCCAGTGCAAAGGCAATGTCTGTCGCCATTGGGATTGCCCAGCCATCGGCTAAAGTAGGATCTTGTTGTGCAATAAAAATATAAACCAAGGCAGGAATAACCATTCCGCCAACGGCAGCAATAGCAGGGAAAACCGCTTGTTGATAGCTTGAAAGGGAACCCTCAAATAATTCTCTTTTGACTTCCATTCCCACTAAAACAAAGAATACCGCCATAAAACCATCATTGATCCAGTGAATTAAGGTTTTATCGATAGAAAAAGTCCCTACTTGAATGCTGACTGGTAAGTTTAAAAAGTCGTTATAGTTTTGATTGAGCGGTGAATTGGCTAATAGTATTGCGATTACCGCTGAAAAAAGTAATAAAATTCCGCCAGCTGATTCCAATTTGAAAAAACGCTGAATTTGTTGAATCAAACTCAGTTTATTCATTCATTCTCTCCTAAAAAAGTAATAAAAAATAATAAAGGCTGGATACTATCACAAATTTACTGATTTTTGGAAAATAGGCTATGGATAATGTGTGATTTAATTGGGATGTGATAGAGTTCGTGATCTATTTCACAGAATTTATTTTCATTTTTGGAATAAAAAACAATTTAATAGTAAAATTCTTAAAGTTTATTTATTCGAGAATACTTATGTTTTCAAAAAAAGACATCATCGTACTAGGTATGATGATTTTTGCTTTATTTTTAGGCGCGGGAAATATTATTTTTCCTCCAATGGAAGGTTACTCCGCAGGTAATCATTGGGCAACGGCTTCGCTAGGGTTTGTGATAACGGGCGTACTCATGCCATTTATTACATTGGTTGTGGTGTCAGTGTTAGGACGTGGCGAAGAACTGACTAAGGACTTACCCAAGTGGGCAGGCGTATCCTTTTTAACCATTCTTTATTTAGTCATCGGTTCAACCTTTGCAATGCCTCGAATTACCAATGTTGCTTATGAAATGGCATGGTTACCATTGGGGCTCGTTGAAGATAGTGCGACGACTCGTCTTATTTTCTCTGTGATTTTTAATATTATCGCCATGGGATTTATGATTCGCCCAAGTACCATTATTTCAACGGTGGGTGAAGTGATGACGCCGGCATTATTAGTATTATTACTCGTTGTTGGGATCACGGTTTTTGTTTCACCACTTTCTGAGATTGTTGCCCCATCGCAGGCTTATGCCGAGAATTCAGCACTAACCACAGGCTTAATTAGTGGTTATCAAACGATGGATGTACTAGCTGCGATTGCCTTTGGTGGCATTGTTGCGCGGGCATTATCTGCAAAAAATGTGACCAATCCACAAAAGATTATTCAATATACGATTTCAGCCGGTTTTGTCTCTGTCATTTTATTAGGTTGTTTATATTTTGCCTTATTCTATTTAGGGGCGACTTCTGATGCTGTGGCACAAGGTGCAACAAATGGTGGACAAATTTTCTCTCGTTATGTGAATAGTTTATTCGGCACGGCGGGAACCTGGATTATGGCGGGTATTATTACTTTAGCAAGCTTAACCACATTAGTGGGCGTAACCAGTGCTTGTGGTGATTACTTCTCCAAGTTTTCGACACGTTTTTCTTATCCATTTTGGATTGTCTTCTTCACCGCAATGACGACAATTATTTCACAATATGGCTTAACAAAATTACTCCGAGTGACAATTCCAGCCTTGTTGTTGATTTACCCAATGGCGATCATGTTAGTGGTTTTACAGCTTGTGCGTAATAAATTGCCTTCTATTCGATTGAGCTATTACGTAACTATCTTTGTGACTGTTTGTTTTAGTTTAGTTGATAGTTTGAAAAACTTAGATGTTTTGCCTGAAGGGTTGCATCAAGTCATGATTCATTTCCCGCTTTACTCACAAGGATTAGCTTGGTTGGTGCCAGCATTATGTACTTTAGTGTTCTCTATACTATTAGGGAAAACCATTTCAAAATAACAAAAATGCCGACCATGATTTGTCGGCATTTTTTATATCAAGTGCGGTTAGTTTTTTGCACGTTTTAGGCGGCTAGACGTTGTCTCACAATTTCAAATAAACATACGCCAGTCGCAACAGAAACATTCAGGGATGAAACTGAGCCCGCCATTGGAATACTAATAAGCTGATCGCAATGCTCACGGGTAAGGCGACGCATGCCTTCACCTTCGGCCCCCATCACCAAAGCAAGAGAACCCGTAAGTTTAGTTTGGTAAATGGTTTCTGTTGCTTCGCCGGCTGTACCCACCACCCAAATATTATGATTTTGTTGTAGATCTCGCAAAGTACGCGCTAAGTTAGTGACGCGAATTAATGGCACAGTCTCTGCTGCACCGCAAGCCACTTTACGTGCGATAGAAGTGAGCTGAGCGGATTTATCTTTTGGCACGATAACGGCGCTCACACCAGCTGCATCCGCAGTACGTAAACAGGCTCCTAGGTTATGGG is part of the Haemophilus parainfluenzae ATCC 33392 genome and harbors:
- a CDS encoding Lrp/AsnC family transcriptional regulator, producing MELDKLDRDILNILQQDATLPLKELAEKVHSSVATCQRRIQLLTEKGVITKQVAVVSPKAVGRGISVFVMVEMDNQHSRFQELFERKMRQETDVVSCYEISGDYDFMLLIHAESMESYHSFTRRVLTGEYHVRTYKSLFVMNFTKAESGILL
- the nhaA gene encoding Na+/H+ antiporter NhaA gives rise to the protein MNKLSLIQQIQRFFKLESAGGILLLFSAVIAILLANSPLNQNYNDFLNLPVSIQVGTFSIDKTLIHWINDGFMAVFFVLVGMEVKRELFEGSLSSYQQAVFPAIAAVGGMVIPALVYIFIAQQDPTLADGWAIPMATDIAFALGIMALLSKQVPLPLKIFLLALAIIDDLGAIVVIALFFSHGLSVQALVFAAIAIAVLIALNRFKVTALCAYMVVGTILWASVLKSGVHATLAGVIIGFCIPLKGKNGETPLHDFEHILAPWSSFVILPLFAFANAGVSFDGIDSSMLSSPLLFAISLGLIIGKPLGVFGFSYLSVKLGIAKLPQGINFKQIFAVAILCGIGFTMSMFLASLAFNADAGESINALSRLGILLGSTVSAIMGYMALKATTRLPK
- the brnQ gene encoding branched-chain amino acid transport system II carrier protein, coding for MFSKKDIIVLGMMIFALFLGAGNIIFPPMEGYSAGNHWATASLGFVITGVLMPFITLVVVSVLGRGEELTKDLPKWAGVSFLTILYLVIGSTFAMPRITNVAYEMAWLPLGLVEDSATTRLIFSVIFNIIAMGFMIRPSTIISTVGEVMTPALLVLLLVVGITVFVSPLSEIVAPSQAYAENSALTTGLISGYQTMDVLAAIAFGGIVARALSAKNVTNPQKIIQYTISAGFVSVILLGCLYFALFYLGATSDAVAQGATNGGQIFSRYVNSLFGTAGTWIMAGIITLASLTTLVGVTSACGDYFSKFSTRFSYPFWIVFFTAMTTIISQYGLTKLLRVTIPALLLIYPMAIMLVVLQLVRNKLPSIRLSYYVTIFVTVCFSLVDSLKNLDVLPEGLHQVMIHFPLYSQGLAWLVPALCTLVFSILLGKTISK
- the rlmB gene encoding 23S rRNA (guanosine(2251)-2'-O)-methyltransferase RlmB, producing MSENIYGIHAVNSILANSPERLIEVFVLKGREDKRLQPLLNELYALGIAVQFVTRQTLDKKSNGEVHQGVIARVQEAKELNEHDLDELLTRKQNPLLLVLDGVTDPHNLGACLRTADAAGVSAVIVPKDKSAQLTSIARKVACGAAETVPLIRVTNLARTLRDLQQNHNIWVVGTAGEATETIYQTKLTGSLALVMGAEGEGMRRLTREHCDQLISIPMAGSVSSLNVSVATGVCLFEIVRQRLAA